A single window of Leptospiraceae bacterium DNA harbors:
- a CDS encoding AAA family ATPase yields MMKEFNITGTCIPHKHYMVDTSEKIEKVVTRLIEKGKYFIINRPRQFGKTTTLHLLEKKLQDKYLLISTSFEGVGDESFENEETVSHAFMTLLIRALEYSEKEEILTYLKNYPTPKSLMELSNFITDFVKHSKEKIVILIDEVDKASNHRLFLNFLGMLRNKFLSRDTGKDFTFHSVILAGVHDIKNIKLKMRPDDEKQFNSPWNIAADFDIDMSFNPEEISTMIADYEKENHLGLNISEISNDIYKYTNGYPFLVSKVCKVIDEKLYRNWTVLGIQDAINEILGFRNTLFDDLIKNIENNKELSDLLFSMIIQEKDITYNISNPTIQFSEMFGITKKGKNGKLEINNKIYEILLFDYYVSKLETSNVSIQYNFRDNYIDKNGHLEMEKILLKFQQFIKENYSEKDTEFYERQGRLLLVAFIKPIINGTGFYYLESQHSYERRSDIIITFNEKEYILELKLWYGEEYHRKGLEQLSGYLESKGHAIGYLVAFNFNKNKEFSSKWNEVNGKKIFEVLV; encoded by the coding sequence ATAATGAAAGAATTTAATATCACAGGCACTTGCATTCCTCATAAACACTACATGGTGGATACCAGCGAGAAAATAGAAAAAGTAGTTACAAGGCTCATTGAAAAAGGAAAGTATTTTATCATCAACCGTCCCCGCCAATTTGGAAAAACTACAACATTACATCTTTTAGAAAAAAAATTACAGGATAAGTATCTACTCATATCCACCAGCTTTGAAGGAGTTGGAGATGAGTCCTTTGAAAATGAAGAAACGGTTTCCCATGCGTTTATGACTTTGCTGATCAGAGCTCTAGAATATTCTGAAAAAGAAGAAATTCTTACCTATTTAAAAAATTATCCTACGCCTAAAAGTCTTATGGAATTAAGCAATTTCATAACAGATTTTGTGAAACATTCCAAAGAGAAAATTGTAATTCTTATCGATGAAGTAGATAAGGCAAGCAATCACAGGCTTTTTTTGAATTTTCTTGGAATGTTAAGAAATAAATTTTTAAGCAGAGATACAGGAAAAGATTTCACTTTTCATAGCGTGATCCTTGCTGGAGTCCACGACATTAAAAACATAAAACTCAAAATGCGCCCTGATGATGAAAAACAATTCAATAGTCCCTGGAATATTGCAGCAGACTTCGATATAGATATGAGTTTTAATCCCGAAGAAATCAGCACAATGATAGCGGACTATGAAAAGGAAAATCATTTGGGATTAAATATATCGGAAATATCGAATGATATTTACAAGTATACAAATGGTTATCCCTTCTTGGTAAGTAAAGTTTGCAAAGTCATCGATGAGAAGTTGTACAGGAACTGGACAGTGCTTGGAATTCAAGATGCGATAAATGAAATCTTAGGTTTTAGAAATACTCTATTTGATGATTTGATAAAGAATATAGAAAACAATAAAGAACTTTCCGATTTACTTTTTTCTATGATTATTCAGGAAAAAGATATAACATATAATATCTCAAATCCAACAATTCAATTTTCAGAAATGTTTGGTATAACAAAAAAAGGAAAGAATGGTAAATTGGAAATCAATAATAAAATTTATGAAATTCTCCTTTTTGATTATTACGTATCTAAATTAGAAACTTCTAATGTATCAATCCAATATAATTTTCGGGATAATTACATTGATAAGAATGGTCATTTGGAAATGGAGAAAATTCTTCTAAAATTCCAGCAATTCATCAAAGAAAATTATTCCGAAAAAGACACTGAGTTTTACGAAAGACAGGGACGGCTACTCTTAGTTGCCTTCATCAAACCAATCATAAATGGCACAGGATTTTATTATCTAGAGAGCCAGCATAGTTACGAAAGACGTTCCGATATAATCATTACTTTCAATGAAAAAGAATATATTTTGGAACTCAAGCTTTGGTATGGCGAAGAATATCACAGAAAAGGACTCGAACAGCTTTCCGGATATTTGGAAAGCAAAGGTCATGCGATAGGCTACTTGGTTGCTTTTAATTTTAATAAGAACAAAGAGTTTTCTTCCAAATGGAATGAAGTGAATGGCAAGAAAATATTTGAGGTTTTGGTTTAA
- a CDS encoding DUF2779 domain-containing protein, with amino-acid sequence MIHKADTPSITQEYSCSSPKNCSLKTCWNELGDGDIFNLREGGDLVLKFYKSGIRYLKDIPDNPDLTFSQKVQIETEQTKIPYIQNDKLKDFVDSFQYPLYFLDFETINPALPLYPKTKPYQHIPFLYSLHVQINPDLPLEHYSFIDNGKEDPRLNILSELSKLISSTGTIICYNDTFEKRCLRESVELFPQYADWYSSILENFKDLSDPFKFFYYYHPDQKGSASLKAVLPALTGLDYKELGINDGNMANLEFLRSKIMKLSSEEVNAIYSLLSEYCKMDTYAMVKVVEALRRLV; translated from the coding sequence TTGATTCATAAAGCGGATACTCCTTCTATTACGCAGGAATATTCTTGTAGTAGCCCTAAGAATTGTAGCCTTAAGACTTGCTGGAATGAACTTGGGGATGGAGATATTTTTAATTTAAGAGAAGGCGGAGATTTAGTATTAAAATTTTATAAATCTGGAATTCGTTATCTAAAAGACATACCGGATAATCCTGATTTGACGTTCTCTCAGAAAGTTCAAATAGAAACAGAGCAAACTAAAATTCCTTATATTCAAAATGATAAACTCAAAGACTTTGTAGATTCGTTTCAATATCCGCTTTATTTCTTAGACTTTGAAACGATTAATCCCGCTTTACCGCTATACCCCAAAACAAAACCATACCAACATATTCCTTTCTTATATTCCTTGCATGTTCAGATTAATCCAGATTTGCCGCTAGAGCATTACAGCTTCATAGACAATGGAAAAGAGGATCCAAGGCTCAATATTCTATCTGAGCTTTCAAAACTCATTTCGTCTACAGGAACTATTATTTGTTATAATGATACATTTGAGAAAAGATGTTTGCGAGAGTCTGTAGAATTATTTCCACAGTATGCGGATTGGTATTCCTCGATTCTAGAAAACTTCAAAGACTTGTCCGATCCTTTTAAGTTCTTTTACTACTATCATCCTGACCAAAAAGGAAGCGCTTCTTTAAAAGCAGTCTTACCAGCATTAACCGGTCTCGATTATAAAGAGCTTGGAATTAACGATGGAAATATGGCTAACTTAGAATTTCTTAGATCTAAAATAATGAAACTATCGAGTGAAGAGGTTAATGCTATTTATTCGCTACTATCAGAATATTGCAAGATGGACACCTACGCAATGGTCAAAGTTGTAGAAGCCCTAAGACGCTTGGTTTAA
- a CDS encoding ABC transporter substrate-binding protein, which translates to MRLVNNEYKNDADKQKLFSYCNLIFLKRIIVCLLLMSSGKSIFALDKINLQLKYLHQFQFAGYYAALEKGYYANAGLDVNITESFNGNPVVENVLSGKVQFGVGSSSLLLERNAGKPLVVVAVIFQHSPYVLLTPSRGATQTIHDIAGRTIMLAAQSEELIAYLKKEGINIDSLTKEKHSFNPDDLINGKVYGFSAYVTNEPDYLDKAHFAYNAYSPRSAGIDFYGDNLFTSEGEIKEHPARVRAFREASILGWQYAMTHQEEIIDIILSKYSKRNHKEHLQYEAKQMMALLQPVLVEMGYMNPGRWKHIGEVYSELGMLPKNFTLEGFLYEPNPPPDLRWFYGSIGIFIFVTIFVWHMQTKRLNKERLITQAESAENRRLATENRLLQSEKLAALGQLAAGMTHELNTPLGAILSSNQAILDILHNELNHIPSILASLDEEDMNRFNIMLEESLKHSPVSDGFPDRAIKKNLVQSFREAGIKNSENIASIVIDAGIYQLGDRLVYLLSSNKCTDILSVVYSFSMIFHLSNIISVATGKASHVVGALKSYLNPNGKGNEDNNSEIDIKSEIETILTLYQNKIKYAVEVIQTYQTNEKCIGNRDKLNQVWINLLNNGLQAMSYKGKLEIRTELNKSWIVVSFIDSGIGIPKEIQDKIFDPFFTTKKHGEGIGIGLDICKKIITNIGGKIEFESYPGRTQFSVWLKSAGTI; encoded by the coding sequence ATGAGGTTAGTGAATAATGAATATAAAAATGATGCGGACAAGCAAAAACTTTTTAGCTATTGTAACCTAATTTTTCTAAAACGAATCATTGTGTGTTTGTTATTGATGAGTAGTGGAAAATCAATTTTCGCTCTTGATAAAATTAATCTACAACTGAAATATTTGCACCAATTCCAATTTGCGGGATACTATGCAGCGTTGGAAAAAGGATATTATGCGAATGCAGGACTTGATGTGAATATAACTGAATCCTTTAATGGAAATCCTGTTGTAGAAAATGTGCTGTCAGGAAAAGTTCAGTTCGGTGTAGGTAGTAGTAGCTTACTCTTAGAGCGCAATGCCGGCAAACCGTTAGTTGTCGTAGCAGTTATTTTTCAACACTCACCTTATGTATTATTAACTCCGAGTAGGGGTGCCACCCAGACGATTCATGATATTGCCGGTAGAACAATAATGTTAGCCGCTCAATCGGAAGAATTAATTGCCTACTTAAAAAAAGAAGGTATAAACATAGACAGTTTAACAAAAGAGAAGCACAGTTTTAATCCCGATGATCTAATCAACGGAAAAGTATATGGTTTTTCTGCCTATGTAACAAATGAACCTGATTATCTTGATAAAGCGCATTTCGCATACAATGCATATTCCCCTCGTTCAGCGGGGATTGATTTTTACGGTGATAATCTTTTTACAAGTGAAGGAGAAATAAAAGAACATCCTGCTAGAGTGAGAGCATTTCGGGAAGCAAGTATTCTCGGCTGGCAATATGCTATGACGCACCAAGAAGAAATCATAGATATTATTTTATCAAAGTATTCTAAACGTAATCATAAAGAACATTTGCAATATGAGGCTAAGCAGATGATGGCGCTATTACAACCAGTTCTAGTTGAGATGGGATATATGAATCCGGGTCGTTGGAAACATATTGGAGAAGTATACTCTGAGCTAGGAATGTTGCCAAAAAACTTTACACTCGAAGGATTTTTGTATGAACCAAATCCGCCGCCGGACTTAAGATGGTTCTATGGCAGTATTGGTATATTTATATTTGTCACTATTTTTGTATGGCATATGCAAACAAAAAGACTTAACAAAGAGCGTCTAATCACGCAAGCCGAGTCTGCGGAAAATCGGCGTTTGGCGACAGAAAACAGGTTGCTGCAATCGGAGAAGCTAGCCGCATTGGGACAGTTAGCAGCCGGAATGACACATGAATTGAATACTCCGCTTGGAGCCATTTTGTCTTCGAACCAAGCGATATTAGATATTCTTCACAACGAGTTGAACCACATTCCTTCTATACTTGCCAGTTTAGATGAAGAAGATATGAATCGTTTTAATATTATGTTGGAAGAAAGCTTGAAGCATTCACCCGTATCGGATGGTTTTCCTGACAGAGCGATAAAGAAAAATCTTGTTCAATCTTTTAGAGAAGCGGGTATAAAAAATTCTGAAAATATTGCTTCCATCGTTATAGATGCAGGCATATACCAATTAGGCGATCGTTTGGTATATTTGCTTAGTTCCAATAAGTGCACAGACATTCTTTCCGTTGTGTATTCTTTTTCTATGATCTTTCACCTAAGTAACATTATCTCCGTAGCTACTGGAAAAGCATCGCATGTAGTTGGTGCATTGAAATCATATTTGAATCCAAACGGAAAAGGAAATGAAGACAATAATTCTGAAATAGATATAAAATCAGAAATCGAAACCATCCTAACTCTATATCAAAATAAAATTAAATATGCGGTGGAAGTGATACAAACTTATCAAACAAATGAGAAATGCATAGGAAACAGAGATAAACTAAATCAAGTCTGGATCAATTTATTAAATAATGGTTTACAGGCTATGAGTTATAAAGGAAAGTTAGAAATTAGAACGGAACTAAATAAATCTTGGATTGTAGTTTCTTTTATTGATTCAGGAATTGGAATTCCAAAAGAAATTCAAGATAAAATCTTTGATCCTTTTTTCACAACAAAGAAGCATGGAGAAGGAATCGGGATAGGACTTGATATTTGTAAAAAGATTATTACCAATATTGGCGGTAAAATTGAATTCGAAAGTTACCCGGGCAGAACACAATTTAGTGTATGGTTGAAATCAGCAGGAACTATCTAA
- a CDS encoding response regulator: protein METNTKPIVILCVDDEPIILLTLKQELRNRFGSNFQYEIAMNAEEALSILAELSHSGIDVRLVISDWMMPGMKGDEFLIHAHKLYPNIKSIMVTGHADHEAIERVKKEAATYAVFPKPWDRNKLSEAVMQCCNKN from the coding sequence TTGGAAACAAATACTAAGCCAATCGTAATTTTATGTGTTGATGATGAGCCTATTATTTTACTTACCTTAAAGCAAGAGCTTCGCAATCGTTTTGGTTCTAACTTTCAATACGAAATAGCGATGAATGCAGAAGAAGCTCTTTCTATCCTGGCGGAATTATCTCACTCGGGTATCGATGTCAGACTTGTTATTTCAGATTGGATGATGCCCGGCATGAAAGGGGATGAGTTCTTAATTCATGCTCATAAATTATATCCAAATATTAAATCCATTATGGTAACAGGTCACGCTGATCACGAAGCAATTGAAAGAGTAAAAAAAGAAGCCGCCACCTATGCCGTATTTCCTAAACCCTGGGATAGAAATAAATTATCCGAAGCAGTCATGCAATGTTGTAATAAGAACTAA
- a CDS encoding DUF4281 domain-containing protein, producing the protein MNELLFTLLSFSPGPFWLILAFVPNHKLAMRAFDIYLILLSTVFAMLTIPVIPELLPIIASPKLHLLQQFLSSELGTVGTWNHMILGDLWIGRWVTHDSLQNNISWFIRLPILLVILFFGPVGLFFYIVYRILFVKKLWL; encoded by the coding sequence ATGAACGAACTACTTTTTACTCTTCTTAGTTTTTCGCCGGGACCGTTCTGGTTGATTTTAGCATTTGTGCCAAATCACAAACTGGCGATGCGGGCTTTTGATATATATTTAATTTTACTCTCTACTGTTTTTGCCATGCTGACTATTCCTGTTATTCCCGAACTTTTGCCTATAATCGCATCTCCTAAATTGCATTTGCTTCAACAATTTTTATCTTCCGAGCTGGGAACTGTTGGAACTTGGAATCATATGATCTTGGGTGATTTATGGATTGGTAGGTGGGTTACTCATGATTCGCTCCAAAATAATATTTCCTGGTTTATTCGATTGCCGATTCTTTTAGTGATTCTTTTCTTTGGTCCCGTCGGTCTTTTCTTCTATATTGTTTATCGCATTCTTTTTGTGAAAAAACTTTGGCTTTAA
- a CDS encoding toxin-antitoxin system HicB family antitoxin produces the protein MSKKNVLTIRIPEDLKDRLERTASAQGVSLNQFALYAFTRGLNDVETAQFFKKRIAGKTNESLEKNFDKVMKKVKTRKTQPEWDKLESIEIKR, from the coding sequence ATGTCTAAAAAAAATGTTTTAACCATTCGAATTCCAGAAGATTTGAAAGATAGATTAGAAAGAACTGCCTCTGCTCAAGGTGTTTCCTTGAATCAATTTGCTTTGTATGCATTCACAAGAGGACTTAATGATGTTGAGACTGCCCAGTTCTTTAAAAAAAGAATAGCGGGTAAGACCAATGAGTCGCTAGAAAAGAATTTTGATAAAGTAATGAAGAAAGTTAAAACAAGAAAGACTCAACCAGAATGGGATAAATTAGAATCAATTGAAATAAAGAGGTAA
- a CDS encoding putative toxin-antitoxin system toxin component, PIN family, protein MRITLDTNVVYQALRDSGGASYFIVRLVRERKLELCLSIPVFSEYSDVLLREKSLKDLELSKMEIKDFLDYICSVASPFSISFRMRPNLGDEADNMFVELAFASNSNFLITSNIRDYTIGNNLLFDSFKVITPTDFARMWRKFYV, encoded by the coding sequence GTGAGAATTACTTTAGATACAAATGTGGTATATCAAGCATTGCGAGATAGCGGTGGGGCTTCTTATTTTATTGTTAGGCTTGTGCGTGAGAGGAAGCTTGAATTGTGTCTTTCTATTCCTGTTTTCTCGGAATACTCTGATGTGCTATTGCGTGAAAAATCTTTAAAAGATTTAGAGTTAAGCAAAATGGAAATTAAAGATTTTCTAGATTATATTTGTAGCGTAGCGTCTCCTTTTTCTATTAGCTTTCGTATGCGTCCTAATTTAGGAGACGAAGCAGATAATATGTTTGTAGAATTAGCATTTGCAAGTAATAGTAATTTTTTAATTACTTCGAATATTCGAGACTATACGATTGGTAACAATTTATTATTTGATTCATTTAAAGTAATCACACCAACAGACTTTGCCAGAATGTGGAGGAAATTTTATGTCTAA
- a CDS encoding HigA family addiction module antidote protein — protein MLPKNRIANHPGTILLKEFLEPYNVTQTLFAKHVGLSLQTINEIIKGKRSVTPETAWLFAKSFETTPEFWMNLQMNYDLTARKPVDKLKSLQTLKLSAA, from the coding sequence ATGTTACCTAAGAATAGAATTGCAAATCATCCTGGAACAATCTTACTAAAAGAATTTTTAGAGCCATACAATGTTACGCAGACTCTTTTTGCGAAGCATGTTGGACTAAGTCTTCAAACGATAAATGAAATTATCAAAGGCAAACGAAGTGTTACCCCTGAAACAGCTTGGTTATTTGCTAAATCATTTGAAACGACTCCTGAGTTTTGGATGAATCTACAGATGAATTATGATTTAACTGCCCGAAAGCCTGTCGATAAATTGAAATCATTGCAAACATTAAAACTTTCTGCTGCATAA
- a CDS encoding type II toxin-antitoxin system RelE/ParE family toxin, with amino-acid sequence MISDFGDKFTEDLFNGNDSSKAKRFPKELVEIALRKLDMLNAAAKVEDLRSPPGNRLKKLKGDLKDFYSIRINDQFRITFQVSGNKFQNVKVEDYH; translated from the coding sequence ATGATTTCTGATTTTGGAGATAAGTTTACAGAGGATTTATTCAATGGAAATGATTCATCAAAGGCTAAAAGGTTTCCAAAAGAACTTGTTGAAATTGCTTTGAGAAAGTTAGATATGTTGAATGCTGCTGCAAAAGTAGAGGATCTAAGATCTCCGCCCGGAAATCGACTAAAGAAATTGAAAGGGGATTTGAAAGATTTTTACAGTATTCGAATTAACGATCAATTTAGAATTACATTTCAAGTATCAGGAAATAAATTTCAAAACGTAAAAGTAGAAGACTATCATTAA
- a CDS encoding IPT/TIG domain-containing protein, which produces MKTIFTIFLTLTLLNCAKKEKDNTSTNLVALFALNNSSKTTEAPSITSFSPSIDIVGATVTFTGKSIPTDSSKISVRFNGTVSTNVSSNGNTSFSATVPTGATSGSVVITIDGKTYTMSNNFTIVNSSSITLNSTYLVGDVTSTNSNVYFTVNIPSSGNYLISLISKTTGFSPDTTIGNLNSINGGTNFSATATTGIGAGASNVNNYTASGIYGFTIKAETTQNSQTGSFGIQVLNTVVPFGASCNNFSSTTRGYCEEFSSGSKYTSSNCFGSNYSTTTTCAQANSSGTVVGKCTISYVDTGSKTIYYYSNASRFGHLRLQGLIVPLSAVKLFLNNNYTSCKRVVRV; this is translated from the coding sequence ATGAAAACAATATTTACAATATTTCTTACACTAACATTACTGAACTGCGCTAAAAAAGAAAAAGACAATACCTCTACAAATTTAGTTGCTTTGTTTGCTTTGAACAATTCTAGTAAGACAACGGAAGCCCCTTCAATTACTAGTTTTTCACCTTCTATTGACATTGTGGGTGCTACAGTTACTTTTACTGGGAAAAGTATTCCTACAGACTCATCAAAAATAAGCGTTAGATTTAATGGTACTGTTTCAACCAATGTTTCATCAAATGGAAATACTTCATTTAGTGCGACCGTTCCAACCGGTGCAACTTCCGGATCTGTTGTGATAACTATCGATGGAAAAACTTACACAATGAGTAATAATTTTACAATAGTAAATTCTTCGTCAATAACTCTGAACAGTACTTATCTTGTTGGTGATGTAACTTCTACAAATTCAAATGTTTACTTTACAGTGAATATCCCTTCATCAGGAAATTATTTAATTTCGCTCATCTCTAAAACAACTGGTTTTTCACCTGATACTACTATTGGAAATTTAAATAGTATTAATGGTGGTACAAATTTTTCTGCAACTGCGACTACTGGTATTGGTGCAGGGGCTTCCAATGTAAACAATTATACAGCTTCCGGGATATATGGATTTACAATAAAAGCTGAAACTACTCAGAATTCTCAAACAGGAAGTTTTGGAATTCAGGTATTAAACACAGTCGTTCCATTTGGTGCAAGTTGTAATAACTTTTCCAGTACAACGAGAGGATACTGTGAAGAATTTTCTTCCGGAAGTAAATATACTTCTTCTAATTGCTTTGGTAGTAATTACAGCACTACAACTACCTGTGCTCAGGCTAACTCTTCGGGAACAGTCGTAGGAAAATGTACTATATCGTATGTGGATACAGGAAGTAAGACAATTTATTATTATAGCAATGCTTCAAGGTTTGGTCATCTTCGACTGCAAGGACTGATTGTACCACTCTCAGCAGTAAAACTATTTTTGAATAATAATTATACTTCATGTAAGAGGGTGGTTAGAGTGTAA
- a CDS encoding transposase zinc-binding domain-containing protein → MYICSTNKSKPNYFPAFERWSLYKSIWMNHWEEFRRIYNTRFLSKYGELSDGKIEEVEKLLGCGNFQNGFQRYSCEECDVNKDEIGEQMNQNILIKFKFSIRTLLFQQ, encoded by the coding sequence TTGTATATTTGTTCAACCAATAAAAGTAAACCCAATTACTTTCCAGCATTTGAAAGATGGAGTCTATACAAATCTATTTGGATGAATCACTGGGAAGAGTTTCGGAGAATTTATAACACAAGATTCTTGTCGAAGTATGGAGAACTTTCGGACGGGAAAATAGAAGAGGTGGAAAAGCTTTTAGGTTGTGGGAATTTTCAGAATGGGTTCCAGAGATATTCTTGTGAAGAATGCGATGTAAATAAGGATGAGATAGGAGAACAGATGAATCAAAATATTTTGATAAAATTCAAATTCTCAATCAGAACTTTACTTTTTCAGCAATGA
- a CDS encoding amidohydrolase family protein translates to MTAIAGRIITHEKEFIGTIEYDSLTGLITNIKEGIEKDAILYNVQDCLLFPGFGDIHIHAREDVSGKHCYKEDFISASAAAVNGGVTHVADMPNNPVPPIDDKSYDEKNALTKKASIQITIYAGIGPNTNPLSKSVPYKVFMGPSIGELFFKTNEELEEVIQRYAGENVSFHCEDPVILEDSKGAATHEDRRPLKAEILATDFALYLIEKYNLTGKLCHYSSGEGLQKIIAAKKRGVKVTCEVTPTHLFFDRSVLTEENHKWFQMNPPLRYETDKNILLQAFKDGWIDYLATDHAPHSIEEKLKGISGISQLDTYSLFVTHLIKNEKVNLQRIVETCAKKPGDFVNPYLPEEFGKGFGEIKEGYSANFTVLNLAKPTTFTKQMVKSKSGWSPFENHTFPGSIEAVYFKGRLLKNSKE, encoded by the coding sequence ATGACTGCAATTGCTGGAAGAATTATTACGCACGAAAAAGAATTTATTGGAACGATCGAATACGACTCATTAACCGGTCTCATTACAAATATAAAAGAAGGAATCGAAAAAGATGCAATACTTTATAATGTGCAGGATTGTTTGTTATTCCCGGGCTTCGGAGATATTCATATTCACGCAAGAGAAGATGTAAGTGGCAAGCATTGTTATAAGGAAGATTTTATTTCTGCATCGGCGGCAGCGGTTAATGGTGGTGTTACTCATGTAGCGGATATGCCGAATAATCCGGTTCCACCTATAGACGATAAAAGTTACGATGAGAAAAATGCTCTTACCAAAAAAGCTTCCATACAAATTACAATCTATGCAGGTATAGGTCCAAATACAAATCCGCTTAGCAAATCAGTTCCCTACAAAGTATTTATGGGACCTTCGATTGGAGAATTATTTTTTAAAACGAACGAGGAGTTGGAAGAAGTTATTCAGCGTTATGCGGGAGAGAATGTAAGCTTTCACTGTGAAGATCCTGTTATTTTAGAAGACTCTAAAGGTGCTGCCACACATGAAGACAGGAGACCACTGAAAGCAGAAATACTGGCAACTGATTTCGCCCTGTATTTAATTGAGAAATACAACCTAACAGGAAAGCTCTGTCATTATTCTAGTGGCGAAGGTTTACAAAAAATCATCGCTGCAAAAAAACGCGGGGTGAAAGTTACCTGCGAAGTTACTCCGACACATTTATTTTTTGATAGATCTGTTTTAACAGAAGAAAATCACAAGTGGTTTCAGATGAATCCTCCCCTTAGATATGAAACGGATAAAAATATTTTACTCCAGGCATTCAAAGATGGATGGATTGATTATCTTGCGACAGACCATGCTCCTCATTCGATAGAAGAAAAGTTAAAAGGAATTAGCGGAATATCGCAATTAGACACATATTCCCTATTTGTAACACATTTAATAAAAAACGAAAAAGTAAACTTACAACGAATAGTCGAAACATGCGCAAAGAAGCCGGGAGATTTTGTAAATCCATATTTGCCAGAAGAATTTGGAAAAGGGTTTGGTGAGATTAAAGAAGGATATTCTGCAAACTTCACAGTTTTGAATTTAGCAAAGCCTACAACTTTTACAAAGCAAATGGTTAAAAGTAAATCGGGTTGGTCACCCTTTGAAAATCATACTTTCCCGGGCTCTATTGAAGCTGTTTATTTTAAAGGGAGGCTTTTAAAGAATAGTAAAGAGTAA
- a CDS encoding DUF971 domain-containing protein, producing the protein MLATFPQEIQVDSENLTITWKDGFTSHYNLLDLRKKCPCAVCCGGHGGKIGAATGHITSIQLVSWRKVGRYALNFTWNDNHDTGIYSYDNLRAYSDGKAE; encoded by the coding sequence ATGTTAGCCACCTTTCCGCAAGAGATTCAGGTAGACTCCGAAAACCTGACAATCACTTGGAAGGATGGCTTCACTTCTCATTACAATCTTTTAGACCTTAGAAAGAAATGTCCTTGTGCCGTCTGTTGTGGTGGTCATGGGGGTAAGATAGGTGCGGCTACAGGTCATATCACTTCTATTCAACTCGTATCTTGGCGCAAAGTAGGACGTTATGCGCTCAACTTCACTTGGAACGACAACCACGATACAGGAATTTACTCTTACGATAATCTCCGTGCTTACTCAGATGGAAAAGCAGAGTAA